A single genomic interval of Chloroflexota bacterium harbors:
- a CDS encoding TfoX/Sxy family protein → MPAEKGAMHWERSSSELTERFVAITEREPAIARRKMFGEVAGFVNGNLVTGLHAGRWFVRLTGETKAAALAVPGAGPFEPMPGRPMGDYVVLPPSIVADDAALSGWLERAIEVGRALKPK, encoded by the coding sequence ATGCCGGCCGAGAAGGGTGCCATGCACTGGGAACGCTCGTCGAGCGAGCTGACGGAGCGGTTCGTGGCGATCACGGAACGCGAGCCGGCGATCGCTCGGCGGAAGATGTTCGGCGAGGTGGCGGGCTTCGTGAACGGCAACCTGGTGACCGGCCTCCACGCCGGTCGCTGGTTCGTCCGGCTGACGGGCGAGACGAAGGCGGCGGCCCTCGCCGTGCCCGGCGCGGGACCGTTCGAGCCGATGCCGGGTCGCCCGATGGGCGACTACGTGGTCCTGCCGCCGTCGATCGTCGCTGACGACGCCGCGCTGTCGGGCTGGCTCGAGCGGGCAATCGAGGTCGGGCGGGCGCTCAAGCCGAAGTAG
- a CDS encoding DNA adenine methylase — translation MGSKYEVARHLIDVFDRLSFETVLDAFSGSGVIGYALKAMGKTVTTNDFLSFPATVARATIENPGVRLSPTEVALILGPNIDGRDFIQRTFSGLYFPDEDHAFLDSAWSHIDLLPPYKRDIALAALALAAARKQPRGVFTVSDFRYDDGRKNLRVPLRDQFVETVEAFNGVAFDNGQPNLARCGDVFAIDPADYDAVYLDPPYAPPTDDNDYLRRYHFLEGLSVYWRGQQIMEHTKTKKLPKRFTPFAYKRTIRDAFRELFSRFRNNVIVLSYSSNSIPDEQELYELLHKEKAEVEVFAVPHRYSFGTHPAALRREAHEYIFVAR, via the coding sequence ATGGGATCGAAGTATGAAGTCGCCAGGCACCTCATCGACGTCTTCGATCGACTCTCATTCGAGACCGTCCTCGATGCGTTCTCCGGCAGCGGGGTCATCGGCTACGCGCTCAAGGCCATGGGCAAGACGGTCACGACGAATGACTTCTTGTCGTTCCCCGCGACGGTGGCCCGGGCGACGATCGAGAACCCGGGTGTTCGCCTCAGCCCGACCGAGGTCGCGCTCATCCTCGGTCCGAACATCGACGGCCGAGACTTCATCCAGCGGACGTTCAGTGGGCTGTACTTCCCCGATGAGGATCACGCCTTCCTCGACAGCGCCTGGAGCCACATCGACCTGCTCCCACCCTACAAGCGGGATATCGCGCTCGCCGCGCTCGCCCTCGCTGCGGCCCGCAAGCAGCCACGGGGCGTCTTCACCGTCTCCGACTTCCGCTACGACGACGGCCGGAAGAACCTCCGCGTCCCGCTCCGCGACCAGTTCGTGGAGACCGTCGAGGCCTTCAACGGCGTGGCATTCGACAACGGCCAACCAAACCTCGCGCGGTGCGGTGACGTGTTCGCGATCGACCCGGCCGACTACGACGCGGTGTATCTCGATCCACCGTACGCGCCGCCGACCGACGACAACGACTACCTCCGTCGATACCACTTCCTCGAAGGGCTCTCGGTCTACTGGCGCGGCCAGCAGATCATGGAGCACACGAAGACGAAGAAGCTCCCGAAGCGGTTCACCCCGTTCGCCTACAAGCGGACGATCCGCGACGCCTTCCGCGAGCTGTTCAGCCGCTTCCGCAACAACGTCATCGTCCTCAGCTACAGCTCGAACTCCATTCCGGATGAGCAGGAGTTGTACGAGCTGCTCCACAAGGAGAAGGCGGAGGTCGAGGTCTTCGCCGTGCCCCACCGCTACTCGTTCGGGACGCACCCGGCTGCGCTGCGGCGAGAGGCCCACGAATACATCTTCGTGGCGCGCTGA
- a CDS encoding restriction endonuclease: MTLWVVRGGSHGQYEDRFVEQSIVGLGWGEMPDLLTFETREAMRSAFQLAEPDASAGRVGVIVGQLWAFAHSMEPGDLVVSPLKTRNQVAVGHVDGPYSYAVGSGPDDLHHIRQVRWLRTDLPRTAFDPDLLSAFSALMGLFTVQRDDAEARVIAVANGAPPRRVPPESHPERDLEQEGRDQIVQLIRRRFKGHGLARIVDAILQAKGYATRVSPPGPDGGVDILAGAPPLGFGEPRIVVQVKSTDGPADVTVLRTLKGSMTDFRADQGLVVSWGGFKDSLEREARNDYFKIRLWNQSTLLNELFETYDLLGAELRAELPLKRAWMVAGEDVTEAEG; this comes from the coding sequence ATGACACTCTGGGTGGTGAGGGGTGGCAGTCACGGCCAATACGAGGACCGCTTTGTCGAGCAATCAATCGTCGGGCTCGGTTGGGGTGAGATGCCGGATCTGCTCACCTTCGAAACCAGAGAGGCGATGAGGTCGGCCTTCCAACTCGCCGAGCCGGACGCCTCCGCGGGACGGGTGGGCGTGATTGTTGGTCAGCTATGGGCCTTCGCGCACAGCATGGAACCCGGCGATCTGGTCGTGTCGCCGTTGAAGACGCGGAACCAGGTGGCTGTCGGCCACGTCGACGGTCCCTACTCCTACGCCGTGGGCAGCGGTCCCGATGACCTCCACCACATCCGACAAGTGAGATGGCTCCGGACGGACCTGCCGAGGACAGCATTCGACCCCGACCTACTGTCTGCCTTCTCGGCGCTCATGGGGCTGTTCACGGTCCAGCGCGACGACGCAGAGGCGCGGGTAATCGCCGTCGCGAACGGCGCTCCCCCGCGCCGCGTGCCCCCCGAGAGCCACCCTGAGCGCGATCTGGAGCAGGAAGGCAGGGACCAGATCGTTCAGCTCATTCGGCGCCGGTTCAAGGGCCACGGCCTCGCCCGAATCGTCGACGCAATCCTGCAGGCGAAGGGGTATGCCACGCGAGTCTCGCCGCCCGGTCCGGACGGCGGCGTAGACATCCTCGCGGGCGCGCCGCCCCTGGGGTTTGGCGAGCCGCGGATTGTCGTGCAGGTCAAGTCGACCGATGGCCCCGCAGACGTGACTGTCCTTCGTACCCTGAAGGGCAGCATGACCGACTTTCGCGCTGATCAAGGGCTCGTCGTGTCGTGGGGCGGGTTCAAGGACTCGCTGGAGCGCGAGGCCCGCAACGATTACTTCAAGATCCGCCTCTGGAATCAGTCGACCCTGCTCAACGAACTGTTCGAGACCTACGATCTGCTCGGCGCCGAGTTGAGGGCGGAGCTTCCGCTCAAGCGAGCCTGGATGGTAGCGGGCGAGGATGTCACAGAGGCCGAAGGCTAG